One window of the Streptomyces asoensis genome contains the following:
- a CDS encoding TetR/AcrR family transcriptional regulator, translating to MSGAAGAARTSTRDIARTAIQSELAKVAFDLFRREGFEKVTVNDLAAASGVSRSTFLRYFGSKEDAVLGAVDGQGEQVADAVRARPAGEDDRTALRRALDTVTESYRQAPDGALAMSRLIMETPALGARTLEKQNGWRPVIAQALAERGDPSRPTALGPLVRAAAAVDCLNIAVNHWTASDGHLDLDDLLDEAFAALAPR from the coding sequence TTGAGCGGAGCAGCAGGAGCAGCACGTACGAGCACGAGGGACATCGCGCGGACGGCCATCCAGTCCGAGCTCGCCAAGGTGGCCTTCGACCTGTTCCGCCGTGAGGGGTTCGAGAAAGTCACCGTCAATGACCTGGCCGCGGCCTCCGGCGTGTCCCGCAGTACCTTCCTGCGCTATTTCGGCAGCAAGGAGGACGCAGTGCTGGGCGCCGTCGACGGGCAGGGCGAGCAAGTCGCCGATGCGGTACGTGCCCGGCCCGCCGGCGAGGACGACCGGACGGCCCTTCGGCGCGCGTTGGACACCGTCACCGAGTCCTACCGCCAGGCCCCGGACGGCGCCCTCGCGATGTCTCGCCTGATCATGGAGACTCCCGCACTGGGCGCCCGCACCCTGGAGAAGCAGAACGGCTGGCGCCCCGTCATCGCCCAGGCCCTCGCCGAACGCGGCGATCCCTCGCGACCCACGGCCCTGGGCCCGCTGGTACGCGCCGCCGCCGCGGTGGACTGCCTGAACATCGCCGTCAACCACTGGACCGCCTCCGACGGCCACCTCGACCTCGACGATCTGCTCGACGAGGCCTTCGCCGCACTCGCACCGCGATAG
- a CDS encoding CPBP family intramembrane glutamic endopeptidase has translation MSTPSAEQHDAGSRPDEDGGGRSGRLGLIVRAPLGWMLTGMVGVGLVSGLTATGPGPVPVLGAVAAVAVYWVVMRRVAGRSTPEIARQGAGQEALRGGAVGLGFVLVSALLITVFGGYSFSWAGNGFFSVVWSAAMVQAGAAVTEELMFRGFALQALEQRWGSRAAIVITGLFFGVAHLGAPGAGVWSALAIALEAGVMLGVAFLWRRNIWFVTGLHFAWNTAEQLLGIPVSGHTPKGLFTVDTHGSALLSGGTFGLETSIVPVLIGVLLTVPMFVLAGRSGRLRPRRLVQH, from the coding sequence ATGAGCACGCCGTCCGCCGAACAGCACGACGCAGGGTCCCGCCCGGACGAGGACGGTGGCGGCCGGAGTGGTCGTCTCGGCCTGATCGTCCGCGCTCCGCTCGGCTGGATGCTGACGGGCATGGTGGGTGTGGGCCTGGTCTCGGGGCTGACCGCGACCGGCCCCGGGCCGGTGCCGGTTCTGGGCGCGGTCGCCGCGGTCGCCGTGTACTGGGTGGTGATGCGCCGGGTCGCGGGACGCTCCACGCCGGAGATCGCCCGGCAGGGAGCCGGCCAGGAGGCGCTGCGCGGCGGTGCGGTCGGCCTGGGCTTCGTCCTGGTCTCCGCCCTCCTGATCACGGTGTTCGGAGGCTACTCGTTCTCCTGGGCGGGCAACGGCTTCTTCTCCGTCGTCTGGTCCGCGGCGATGGTGCAGGCCGGCGCCGCGGTCACCGAGGAGCTGATGTTCCGCGGTTTCGCCCTCCAGGCTCTGGAACAGCGGTGGGGCAGCCGGGCTGCCATCGTGATCACCGGGCTGTTCTTCGGCGTCGCCCACCTGGGTGCTCCGGGAGCCGGCGTGTGGAGCGCGCTCGCCATCGCCCTGGAGGCCGGTGTGATGCTCGGCGTCGCGTTCCTGTGGCGGCGTAACATCTGGTTCGTCACGGGTCTGCACTTCGCCTGGAACACCGCCGAGCAACTGCTCGGCATCCCGGTCTCCGGACACACTCCCAAGGGTCTGTTCACGGTCGACACCCACGGCTCTGCCCTGCTCAGCGGCGGCACCTTCGGTCTGGAGACGTCGATCGTGCCCGTCCTCATCGGTGTGCTGCTCACCGTCCCGATGTTCGTCCTCGCCGGCCGGAGCGGCCGTCTGCGGCCCCGGCGTCTCGTCCAGCACTGA
- a CDS encoding sensor histidine kinase, whose translation MFHQGLLRTAWLRIPLERWKEQDAFLKDGVLALALTLLAFVPTLSAIGAQIGDLPERPANAPALGLILAQTLPLAARRRWPAGCLAVVAVAFAVHQALGFATTFGSMGLYLALYSSGAHQVRFRQGLAGVASAGYVALAVVLHRLGSPQDVTDYLAFYLVLAAVRLAGSGVRKRRGEEAERRRLAAEVATAAERARIARELHDVVTHHVTAMVVQADAAQFLITSAPERAATGMASVSDTGRRALTELRYLLGVLEATGESTTAGSATDGPAHEGSSHGSRGPALGRVGDLVEQARRSGQPVKLSERGERRPRSVDVELAAYRVVQEALTNAMKYATGQPTWVLVRHGEDRVEIGVTTDGPAPVTSPAAVPATREPGPEGGRGLAGLRARVRMLDGELEAGPRPGGGFEVRATIPSEPEPVQE comes from the coding sequence ATGTTCCATCAGGGCCTTTTGCGGACAGCGTGGTTGCGGATACCGCTCGAACGGTGGAAGGAGCAGGACGCCTTCCTCAAGGATGGTGTCCTCGCCCTGGCGCTTACCCTGCTGGCCTTCGTGCCGACCCTGTCGGCCATCGGGGCGCAGATCGGCGATCTGCCCGAGCGGCCGGCGAACGCGCCGGCCCTCGGACTGATCCTGGCGCAGACCCTGCCGTTGGCGGCCCGCCGTCGCTGGCCCGCGGGCTGTCTGGCTGTCGTCGCCGTCGCGTTCGCCGTGCACCAGGCGCTGGGTTTCGCGACGACGTTCGGCAGCATGGGGCTGTATCTGGCGCTGTACTCGTCCGGAGCCCACCAGGTCCGCTTCCGCCAGGGTCTGGCGGGCGTGGCGAGTGCGGGGTATGTGGCGCTGGCCGTCGTCCTGCACCGGCTCGGCTCCCCACAGGACGTGACGGACTATCTCGCGTTCTATCTGGTGCTGGCCGCGGTCCGGTTGGCGGGGAGCGGTGTGCGAAAGCGGCGCGGGGAAGAGGCGGAACGGCGGCGGCTGGCCGCCGAGGTGGCCACTGCCGCCGAGCGGGCGCGGATCGCCCGGGAGCTGCACGACGTGGTCACCCACCATGTGACGGCCATGGTGGTGCAGGCGGACGCGGCGCAGTTCCTGATCACGTCCGCGCCGGAACGGGCCGCTACGGGCATGGCCTCCGTCAGCGACACCGGCCGCCGGGCCCTGACGGAGCTGCGGTATCTGCTCGGGGTGCTGGAGGCGACCGGCGAGTCCACGACCGCCGGGTCCGCGACCGACGGCCCCGCCCATGAAGGCTCCTCGCACGGGAGCCGGGGACCCGCCCTCGGCCGGGTGGGAGACCTCGTCGAGCAGGCCCGCAGGTCGGGTCAGCCGGTAAAGCTCAGCGAGCGGGGCGAGCGGCGGCCCCGGAGCGTGGACGTGGAGCTGGCCGCGTACCGGGTGGTACAGGAAGCGCTCACCAACGCGATGAAGTACGCGACCGGGCAGCCGACATGGGTCCTGGTCCGGCACGGCGAGGATCGCGTCGAGATCGGGGTGACCACCGACGGCCCCGCCCCCGTCACCTCGCCGGCGGCCGTACCGGCCACCCGCGAGCCGGGCCCCGAGGGCGGACGAGGGCTGGCCGGGCTGCGTGCCCGGGTGCGGATGCTCGATGGTGAACTGGAGGCCGGACCCCGGCCCGGGGGCGGGTTCGAGGTCCGTGCCACGATTCCGTCCGAGCCCGAGCCCGTTCAGGAGTGA
- a CDS encoding response regulator — protein MSDAPPPIRVLVCDDQELVRTGYVTIFSAQPDMEVVGEAENGHAAVEAARRLRPDVVVMDIRMPLLDGIQATRQLAGPGAGEPPKVLVVTTFNVDAHVYDALRAGASGFLLKDAPPAELVNGIRTVARGEALLAPAVTRHLIGHYAEHLRPAESSRPAREDVVRALTPRELEVLRQMAEGLSNAEIAAELYITPETVKTYVSRILAKLALRDRVQAVVLAYRLGLASGTP, from the coding sequence GTGAGCGATGCGCCACCACCGATCCGTGTGCTCGTCTGCGACGACCAGGAACTGGTGCGGACCGGCTACGTCACCATCTTCTCGGCCCAGCCCGACATGGAGGTCGTCGGCGAGGCCGAGAACGGGCACGCGGCGGTGGAAGCCGCGCGGCGGCTGCGCCCCGACGTGGTCGTGATGGACATCCGGATGCCCCTGCTCGACGGCATCCAGGCGACCCGGCAACTGGCCGGCCCCGGCGCCGGGGAACCGCCGAAGGTGCTGGTCGTCACGACGTTCAACGTCGACGCCCATGTCTACGACGCGCTGCGCGCCGGAGCCAGCGGCTTCCTCCTCAAGGACGCGCCGCCCGCGGAGCTGGTGAACGGCATCCGGACCGTCGCCCGGGGCGAGGCCCTGCTGGCGCCCGCCGTCACCCGCCACCTCATCGGCCACTACGCCGAGCACCTACGCCCGGCCGAGTCCTCCCGGCCGGCCAGAGAGGACGTCGTACGCGCGCTGACGCCCCGCGAACTGGAGGTGCTCCGGCAGATGGCCGAGGGGTTGTCGAACGCGGAGATTGCGGCGGAGCTGTACATCACCCCCGAGACGGTCAAGACCTATGTCTCGCGGATCCTGGCCAAACTCGCCCTGCGCGACCGGGTCCAGGCGGTCGTCCTCGCCTACCGGCTCGGACTGGCGTCCGGCACACCGTGA